The stretch of DNA AGTTGCTGCGAGTTTCCGCCGGTCTGGCAGCCGGCTGGGCGGCGGGTCCGTTGGGGGCCGCGGTACGGATGACGGGGCTCGACGGCGTGCCGATGGAGCGACCCTGGTGGTGGGCGGCCGAGCCGGAACGAGCCCGGGTCGTCGAATGTCGCGAGGCGCGTGTGGTGCATGCGGGCGAACTCCAGGAGCCCGTGGTGCGCGAAATGCTCGAACTGGGACTGAACGTGTTCGTAGGGGTTGCCGACGCGGCGTCGGCATGGCGCCAGGTGCTCGGCAATGCGCGCCGTATCCTGCTGAAGTTCAACCGCGTGGGGGCGGCCGCCCTGGCAACGAACGAGGTGGTGGCCACTGCGCTGGTCGATTCGCTCGAAGCGGCCGGGTTTGAGCGTCGTGAAATCGTGGCGGCGGAGCTACCGGGCGCTGCGCTCCGCGCGCTGGGAGTGCGGGCCGCGGCGGATGGGTGGTCGGAGTCGCTGCAACTGGATGGAGAGGACGAGCCGCTGGCGGCGTACCTCCAGGAATGCGATGCCTTGATCAATGTGCCGTTGTTGAAGACGCACCGTCTGGCGGGCATGTCAGGGGCGCTCAAGAATGTCTCACACGCGGTGGTGCGGCGCCCGGCGCGCTATCACGGGAACGGTTGCGCCCCATACGTAGGTCAGATTGTAGGATCAGGGGCGGTTGCCGGGCGGCTGCGGTTGAATGTCGGTAACGCCCTGCGGGTTGTTTACGCCCAAGGACCAGAAGCGCGAAAAGTGGATGTTTCTGCATATGGAGCGCTATTATTCAGTAGCGACCCAGTGGCACTGGACACGGTTGGCCTGAGTATTTTACGAGCGGAACGACAACGTTTGAAGTATCCGGGAGCGATTACGGTGGGCTACCTGGAAGATGCCGGGGCGCGCGAGGTGGGGCGGGCGACGCTGCACGGGATCGAGCGGCTGCGTGTGCCGTCTCCCGTTTCTTGATGAATAAAAACTCTGATACTCACTGCTCAAAACAGATCATAAACTGCAATTTACATTGACACGCCCCCGGCTGGTGATATATTTCATGTTGGACGGGAATGAATGAGGGACATAGATAGATCGAACTAAGCTATCATACATGATCATCCTGATCCATTGATCGATTGTCATCGCCCTCGTTCATCATCCAACCGCATTCGTTCCCGCCAGACAGAGCGTTTCTCGCTGCAAGCGAAGGGTTTTTCGCTACCGGCTCAGTTTGCGCTCTGGGTCCGGCCTTCGGTCGGTCCATCAAACTCGTGTTTCCATCCGCATCGCGGCCCATTCCCATGGGGTTGCAGGCGTTGTCGATCCTTGGTGGACCGGCGGCGAAGATGCGGTGATCGGTGTGGCTGCGCTGTCAGGCCTGAGCCGTTTCAGGCCGGTGGCGGGAAGTTTGGAGAAGTCCGCCATATATCCGTTCAACGATTGTCCCTTGCAGCCGAAATCCTCGCCAACGGTGCGAGCAACGCTGATCGGGAAGTGGTTCATGGGAAGCTAATGCAGGAGGTTCTCTGTGACTCGGAAGAAAGGTTTTACACTGATTGAGCTGCTGGTGGTGGTGGCGATCATCGCACTGCTGATCTCCATCCTGCTGCCCAGCTTGGCCCGCGCCCGTGAAATCACGAAGCGTGCGGTCTGCGCGGCGAACCTGCGCGGTATCGGGCAGGGCATGAAGGTTTACTCGAACGACAACTCGGACTTCTACCCGACGGCCCCGTTCCGTGAGGGCGGCGGCGGCGGGACGAACAACACGAACCTCGTAAACTTCGTCAACCAGATGGGCCGGACCCTGACGACCCAGTCGACGAACACCACGCCGACCAACGTCAGCGTGAGCCGTTCGCTCTTCATTCTGGTCACCGAAGGCACGACGACCGCCAAGCAGTTCCTCTGCCCGAGCTCGGGCGACACCGAAGACGACCTGCGCAACGGCACGGGTACCAGCGAGACGGCCGCCCAGCCGGGCGTCAACCGTTTCGACTTCAAGGGTTACCCGAACCTGAGCTACGGCTACCAGATTCCGTTCGGCCCGCGTGCGCGTCCGAATGAGAACCTGGACCCGCGCATGGCGCTGATGGCAGACAAGGGTCCGTTCTTCGAGGCCGCGGCTTCGGCGACCGACGGCAACACGCCGATCGTGCCCGACCAGCTCGTGGGCGGCACGCTGTACCCGGCCAACCCCGGCAACATCGTGCTGACGGGTGTCGCCAACAACGCAGCGGACATTCTCCGCGCGGGCAACGACAAGTGGCGCAACTTCAACAGCCGGAACCACTCGGGTGAAGGCCAGAATATCCTGTTCAACGACGGCCACGTCGATTTCGAGCGTCGGCCGATCGTGGGTGTGAACTACGACAACATCTACACCCAGCAGACGAACTGGACGCTGCCGAACTCGATGCTTGGCTCAGCGCCGGCGAACCTGCGTGGACCGTGGACCGGTACGGATTCGATCGTCATCCCGTAGTTGCGGGTTGCTGTGATCGACAGGGCTTTACGGGGCCAGGCGACCGGCAGTGCGGTCGACCTGGCCCCGGCTCTGTGAGGGCGCTGAGGTGTAATCGGGGTGTGGGGTTCCCCACAGATTTTGTCAGCAAGGTCCGGTTTTGTGTTGCGGAGCGGTTATGGCTGGCCGCCACGAGGGTGCGCCGGCGGTCTATGTCAGGCGCGTGTGGGGTGGTTGGCCTTGGCTCGTGGCGTACCGGCTTTCCGGAATGGCGTGCCGGACTCGGGTCGCGGGCTGACAATTCGTGTTGTTTTCGCGCCCGACCATGGTACGATACACGCTTCAAAATCCGGCGGGCTTGCAACTGTAATGGTGATGCCGTGTCGACGACCCCCCACGACTTTGACGATGCGCAGCTCCAACGCGAAATAGAGGCGGGGCTGTCCGAGATGCACTCCGACGAGCTCGAGCGGGCGATGCTCGCACGCAGCCATGTTCGTCGAGCGCCTGCGGAAAGCGGCGAGCGCGTGCACGGTACAATCATCAGTATCAAGGGTCCGGATGTCTATGTGGATTATGGGGCCAAGAGCGAGGGGGTCGTACCGATCGACGAGTTTCCCCCCGATCAGCCGCCGGTTGTCGGGCAGGCCGTCAGTCTCGTGCCGCACGGGCTGGAGCGTGAATCGGGGTTGATGCGGCTTTCGGTCCACGAGACCAAGACGGCCGCTTCGCTCGATTCGCTGAAGGTGGGTGATGTTGTGAAAGCCCGGGTGACGGGCAGCAACATCGGCGGACTGGAGTTGCGGGTGCAGGGGCTGCGCGGCTTCATGCCCCTCAGCCACGTGGACCTGAACCGGATCGAGGATTTTGCCCACTTCGTCGGGCGCTGGCTGGAGTGCGAAGTCGTCGAGGTGGATCGGCGCGGGAAGCGGATCGTTCTCAGCCGACGGAAGTTGCTCGAGCGGCAGCGCGAGGAAGAACGCATCCAGTTGCGCGGCACGCTGGCAGAGGGCCAGGTCCGGCGCGGCATCGTCCGCCGGCTCGCACCATTCGGGGCGTTCGTTGATCTTGGCGGGCTCGATGGGCTGCTGCATGTCAGCGACATGAGCTACAGTCGCATCAACGACCCCAAGGAGGTCGTGAAGGAAGGGGACGAGATCGAGGTCAAGATCCTCAAGATCGACCACGAGCGCGAGCGCGTGTCGCTGGGGTTGAAGCAGTTGGCGGCGGACCCGTGGACCTTCGTGGAAGGGAAGTATCACACCGGCGAGGCGGTCGAAGGCCGCGTCACGCGCTTGATGGACTTTGGCGCCTTCGTGGAAATCGAGCCGGGCATCGAGGGCCTGATACCGATCAGTGAAATGACGTGGACCCACCGCATCCACCATCCAAAGGATGTACTCAAG from Phycisphaerales bacterium encodes:
- a CDS encoding DUF362 domain-containing protein, with product MLRVSAGLAAGWAAGPLGAAVRMTGLDGVPMERPWWWAAEPERARVVECREARVVHAGELQEPVVREMLELGLNVFVGVADAASAWRQVLGNARRILLKFNRVGAAALATNEVVATALVDSLEAAGFERREIVAAELPGAALRALGVRAAADGWSESLQLDGEDEPLAAYLQECDALINVPLLKTHRLAGMSGALKNVSHAVVRRPARYHGNGCAPYVGQIVGSGAVAGRLRLNVGNALRVVYAQGPEARKVDVSAYGALLFSSDPVALDTVGLSILRAERQRLKYPGAITVGYLEDAGAREVGRATLHGIERLRVPSPVS
- a CDS encoding prepilin-type N-terminal cleavage/methylation domain-containing protein is translated as MTRKKGFTLIELLVVVAIIALLISILLPSLARAREITKRAVCAANLRGIGQGMKVYSNDNSDFYPTAPFREGGGGGTNNTNLVNFVNQMGRTLTTQSTNTTPTNVSVSRSLFILVTEGTTTAKQFLCPSSGDTEDDLRNGTGTSETAAQPGVNRFDFKGYPNLSYGYQIPFGPRARPNENLDPRMALMADKGPFFEAAASATDGNTPIVPDQLVGGTLYPANPGNIVLTGVANNAADILRAGNDKWRNFNSRNHSGEGQNILFNDGHVDFERRPIVGVNYDNIYTQQTNWTLPNSMLGSAPANLRGPWTGTDSIVIP
- a CDS encoding S1 RNA-binding domain-containing protein, with the translated sequence MSTTPHDFDDAQLQREIEAGLSEMHSDELERAMLARSHVRRAPAESGERVHGTIISIKGPDVYVDYGAKSEGVVPIDEFPPDQPPVVGQAVSLVPHGLERESGLMRLSVHETKTAASLDSLKVGDVVKARVTGSNIGGLELRVQGLRGFMPLSHVDLNRIEDFAHFVGRWLECEVVEVDRRGKRIVLSRRKLLERQREEERIQLRGTLAEGQVRRGIVRRLAPFGAFVDLGGLDGLLHVSDMSYSRINDPKEVVKEGDEIEVKILKIDHERERVSLGLKQLAADPWTFVEGKYHTGEAVEGRVTRLMDFGAFVEIEPGIEGLIPISEMTWTHRIHHPKDVLKVGDHVRVSVLAVSGEKHKLSLSLKALAQDPWNGITERYPNDTIVSGAVTRLTDFGCFVQLEEGVEGLVHISQMSEQRVRTVGDVVQPGQVIQVKVLGVDAAQRRISLSIKGAHTPAEALPTEAEAAAAAVATEKKRKKKPLRGGLTW